GAGCGCGCCAGGGAGTGGAGTTCTTCCCGCCATTCCGGGTCATTCGTGTCAATCCGCACGTGTCGCTGTCGAGGCCATTCATCGGGCGTTTCGTGATGGTTCAGACTCCGCTCCAGGAGTTCGGGGCCGGCGTCCGAGGCGCCGCTCCCGCTGGATGCACGGCGTTCGAGACGTTCACGCACGACATCTTCAGGGCAGACAATCTCCACCAGGATGACCTCGACGCCTTCCTTGCGACCCCAGGTCTGGAGAGTCGAACGGGTCGCGCGTCGGGCGAAGCTGGCGTCGAGAATTGCCGTTCTTCCCGAATCTACGACTGGCTTCGCCCTCTCCAGAAGCCCTTCGTAGACCCGTTCCCGCGCCTCAGGTGTGTACAGGCCTTTGTTCCAGGCTGCCGAAGCTCGATCGCTTGCCTTCAACCCCGCTTCGTGTTTGCGCACGTGATCCGAGGCGATGGGAACGCCCGGCAGGCTCTCGGCCAGTTCCTCGGCCACGGCGCTCTTTCCAGTTCCGATCGTTCCGCACAGCGCCACGACGCTGCCCTTTGGACGCGACTCGAGCGCGCTCTTCGCGAGTGCAACGTGCGCGCTGACGCTCGCGTGCGCTCCTGCCCTTTGTTCAGCCGGAAGCCGGGGATCGGCTCCGGCCAGCGAAGCGACCTTGGCACGCACGGCGGCGCGGTAGCTGATGAAGTAATCGATGACGCCGTACAGACCGAAGTCGTCGCTCTGGGCTGCGTACTTGCGGGCAAAGCGATGCGCCAGCCCGGGCCTTCCACGATAGCGCAGATCCATCAGCAGAAAGGCGACGTCGGCCGCCGCATCGATTCTGCGCAGTTCGCTACTGAATTCCAGACAGTCGATGACGATCGGCCGGTCTTCCCGCTCGAACCACAGGTGTTGGAGATGCAGATCTCCGTGCCCATCGACGACACGCCCTTCGACGCGTCTTTGCTCCAGTCGCTCCCAGTGAACGGATTCGAAGCTACGCGTCAGCTGGCGACAGCTCTCGATTTCGTCGAGCAATTCCTCCGAGCTGTTTGCGGCGAGCGCGTCGAAGTTGTCGCTCACGGGTTCGACGATGTGCTTCTTCCACTCGCTCGCGCTGAAGGGGGCTGGCCGACCCAGGCCGTGCTCCGCGTGGAAACCGGCGAGGCGTTCGGCCACCAGATCGAGCATCTCGGCGCGAAACTCGCCCCCCTCGAGCAGAGACAGGGCATCCCGCCCCTGAGCCAGTCTTCGCATGACGACCACGTGTTCCAGATCGGCATCGAAGTCCGCAACGGCCGAAACTGCACCGAGCTCGAAGAGACCGGCCACTCGCTGGATCGGCGCAATCCCCAGATACACGTCGGGGGCGAGCCTGCGATTCAGGTCGACCTCGTTCCGACAGTCGGTGTTGCGAGCGTGTGTGCTTCCAAAGTCAACGAAACCGAAGCTCACCGCCTTGCGCAGCTTGTAGACTCGCTCGGGCGTCAAGAAAACATGCGAGAGGTGAGTCTGGACGTGCTCCACGCCCCGCTCGGCACTGCGATCGTGCGGGTATGCGCGCACCTGTGTCAGTGCTTCCACCAGTTCCGCTTCGTAGTCCTGCATTGCGGAACTCCTCCTCGAGAGTGGCGCTACTTCTCTGGCGGACCCGTTGTCAGCACCGGGCATTCGGCTTCGCGCACGACCCGCTCCGCGACGCTGCCGAGCAGGAAGCGCGACAATCCTCCGCGCCCGTGCGTGCCGATTGCGATCAGATCGGCGTTATTCGTCTTGGCGACATCGACGATCAAGCGCTCGGGAACGCCGGGTTCGAGGACGAAATCGGAAGTCAGTCCGGCGTCTTGAAGCTCGAGCACCATCGGTTCGAGGCGTTCCGCAACCGGTGCCAGCGAAGGCCTCGGCAGCGGGGTACCCTGTTCCTTGAACAGCGCTTCGACGTCGGGCGGAATGTAGTGCGCGTGCACCAGGATCAATCTTGCCGGACCCATCTTGGACGCAAACTGCCGGGCGAGTGCGAGTGCCCTGCTCGCGGGATCCGAGAAGTCCATGGCCACGACGATAGTCGCGAAGGTTTCTTCGGGACCGCAGTCGCGGCGGACCGTCAGGACGGGACAGTGGGCCGTGCGAACCGTTCGCTCGGCGACGCTACCCAGGAAGACGTGCTCCAAGCCTTTGGCGCCGCGACTTCCCATTACGATCAGGTCCACAGAGTGGCGCTTTGCTGCAGCGGAGATCGCGACCAGTGGGGATTCGTCGACGGCTTCCGCAGAGGATGTGATCCCGTGCTTGCTCAGTCCATCCTGCAGTTCTTCCAGTCCCTGCACACTCATCTCGTGCAGCTGATCCTGATAGGGCGCCGGAATCGGCGCCACCACTTCCAGCGGCAGTTGGTAGGCGTGGAGCAGGTGGACCTTTGCTTCCATCTTCCGAGCGATCGACGTGGCCATGGCCAGCGCCTTGTCGCTCGGTTTCGAAAAGTCCGTGGGTACCAGGATTGTCTTGATGTCGCTCAAAGACGACCTCCTTTCCCGTTCGTTTCCGGGGGAGTTCGAGCTTCCCCGGGCCATCGAACCAGAAGTGCCCCGTGCGAGGGAAAATCGCGTACAGCAGAATTATCGGAGGTGAACTGCACGCCTATTGAACTAGCAAGTGAGGTGCCAGTCCCGCGAGGCATTAGAGGCACAAGAACTCACAATCTGAGCCAATACGCCACGAATGGGGCGAAAAGCTACGATCTGGGCGAATTAGCGACCACTGCCACGAAGTCCGATTCTGTGAGGATGCCGACGAGCTTGCCGTCCTCCACGACGGGCAGGCAGCCTATCTTTCGTTCGAGCATCAGCTTGGCGGCCGCGCGTGCGTCGTGATCGGGCGACACGGTCTCGACACCCGTGCTCATGACCTCTTTGACCGGGAGGGTTTTGAGTACCTGTCGGAGTTGACGATCGCCAAAGCCCATGGCTTTGAAGAGCGCGCCTCCGAAAAGATCGCGCTGGCTGACCACACCGACGACACGCCCGGACTCGTCGATGACGGGCATGTGACGGATGCGCCCGAGGCGCATCACGTCATCGGCGAGACTCAGTTCGTCATTGCGGCCCAGGGTGGTGACCTCCGAGGACATCAGATCTCTGACTTTCACTCTCGTTCCTCCCCATCTTCTGGCCACACGAGCAGTACTGCGTCGAGTCCTGCCCGAACCACGTGGTCGACCACACGACCAGGCGAGTCACTTTGATTTCGCTCCACACCCATCACAGTAAGATGCGCGTCGATCTCGCTGGCAACGGCCTGGATCACGTCTTCCGGAATGCCAGAACGTACCACGGTCTCTACCGGAATCGTCGGGTCGATGGCGGCTGCCACGGCTCGCATACGCGGAGCGGCGTTTTCCGCGTGCAGCTCTACGTGCCTTCGGTCGGAGATGTAGCCACGCGGCGGCAGAGCGTGCAACAAAATGAGTTCGCCGCGCAGGTCGTGGGCGATCCCCACGGCTAGTTTGAGCGCCGGTGTCTCGAGGTCGGGCAGTTCCATGGCGACCAAGATGCGCTTGACCTCACCCGCGGCTGGGCTGCGGTTGACCAGCAATAGCGGACAGCCGGGTTCGCGCAACATGCGTTCGGAGACGCTGCCCAGGAGGAGCCGGCGAAACCCGCGCAGTCCAGTGGCGCCCAGCACCAGCAGATCGGCTCCGATCTGCTCCCGGAAAGCGACCATCTGAGCGACGGGGTCACCCGTGCGCACATGAGTCTTCAAATCGGGCCCCCCGAGTTCCCGAGCGCGTGCGCACAACTGTTCGACGCTGCGTGTGCGTGGCCCTCTGTAACTCGCCGCGTAGTCCAGGATGCGATCGAGGGGCTTGTAGCCGGTCAGCACGTGAACCGGGTCCTGAGCGACGTGCAAGAGGTGCAGGTCCGATCCCTCGCGATAGGCAAATGCGCGCGCCACGGCGTGCGCTGCATCAGCGCTAGCCGAAAAGTCGCTACCGAGCAGGATGCGCTTCGGGGGCCAGTCCACTCGCGTTGTCCCTTTCTTGAAAAGGATGCATGAAAGAGAACTGCAACCAGCGTGCCTTGCTGCAAACCCGCTTCGAGTGCTCTGGTGTACTGGCGTGTGGCGCGATGCCCCGGCTCACTTCTGCGTTCACCGAGGCTCCGGTCTCAGGCGTTCGGCGTCGAAGAACTCGGTGTCGAAGGATTCGGTGTCTCGTGCTCGCCCCTTCGGTACAGCGTGCGCCGGTTGATGCCGAGTGCACGCGCCGCGCGTACCTTGTTTCCGCCCGAGTGCTTGAGCACCCGCTCGATGTACAGGTCGCCGAGCTGGCGCAGTGTGAGACCCCGCTCGAGTGCTTCGTCCAGAAGCGCGACTTCGGAGTCGACGGGTTCGATTTCCTTTTCGGCCTCGGGGCTTGGGAAATCCTCGGCAACCAACTCCCGATCCGGCGAAAGTACGAGCGCGCGCTCGATCGCGTTCTCCAGTTCGCGCGCATTGCCTTCCCAGCGCATTCGCTTCAGGCGTTCCTGCGCGTCGGGTGAAAGGGTTCGTGTTTCGGATCCGGAATGCTTGCGCAGGAACGCATCTGCCAACACGGGAATGTCTTCGGGTCGTTCCCGCAGCGGTGGGATGTGGATCGGAATCACATTCAATCGGTAGAAGAGATCCTGGCGAAACTCACCCGCTTCGATCTTTGCTGCCAGATCCGAGTTCGTGGCGGTGATCAAGCGTACGTCGACCTTGATCGAGCGCGTGCCGCCGACGGGTCGAACCAGGCCGTCCTGCACCACGCGCAGGAGCTTGCCCTGCAGGCCGAAAGGCATGTCGCCGATCTCGTCCAGGAAGAGCGTGCCTCCATGGGCCTCTTCGAACAGGCCTTTCTTGGAGGTGTGCGCACCGGTGAAGGCTCCGCGCACATGACCGAAGAGTTCGCTCTCCAGTAGACCTTCCGGCATCGCGGTGCAATTGATGGGGACGAAGGGATGGCCCGTGCGTGCACCTGCGAAGTGGAGCGTGCGCGCGACCACATCCTTTCCGGTGCCGCTCTCGCCGGTGATCAACACGTTCGTGCGACTTCCCGAGACCTTGCGGATCAGTGCGAAGATCTCGCGCATCGAAGGACTGGCACCGATCAGATCGCCGAACTTCGTGCTGCGGTCGATCGCCCTGCGCAATCTGCGGTTTTCTTCCTCGAGTGCCCGGTGCTCGAAAGCGCGGTCGAGGCTGGCCACGATCGCATCGCGCTTGAACGGCTTGGTCACATAGTCGAAGGCGCCCGCGCGCATGGCGCTTACCGCCGAATCGATGCTCCCGAAAGCAGTCATCAGGATGACCGGAGTCTCCGGCCGCAACCGGCGGAGCTCGGAGGTGAGTTCGATGCCGTCCTTGCCAGGCATGCGGATGTCGGAGATCACCAGACCGTATTCCGTCTCGCGTGCGGTTTCGATGGCGGCGTCCGCCGAGCCCACCGCAGAGGCCAGGATCCCCTGTTCCTCTAGCAGAGATACGAGCATCTCTCGCATCGCAGCATCATCATCGACCACGAGAACTGAGCGCTGTGCCATAGGCCCTCCTCTATAGCAGGGACCGTGCCCGCCAGGGGCGCCGTTCTGCCCGTGGGGGCTCAGTCCGAGCTATGACATTATATCCCAATGGGCCATTATGGCGCATTTTGCTGGGAACGCAGTCGCAACCGGAACTCCGTACCCCGCCCCACCTCGCTCTGCACGCTCAATTCACCGCCGTGCTCTTCGGCGATCCCGCGGGCGACCATCAGGCCCAGGCCGCTGCCCGCTCCGGCGGCTTTGGAGGTGTAGAAGGGCTCGAAGACGCGCTCGAGTTCTGCGGGGCGGATTCCCCGCCCGGTGTCCGAAACCACGATTTCGACTTCCCGGGATCCGATGCGCTCCGCGCCCACCTGCAGCGTGCCGCCATCGGGCATCGCGTCGGCCGCGTTGAGGAACAGATTCAAGAAGAGCTGCTGCAACTTCTGGAAATCGGCTTCGATCGTGACCTCGTCCGGCAGACGGGTCTCTATCTGAATGCCCCGTTTTTGCAGTTTCTCGGCGACGAAAGAAAGGCAGTCCTGGATGGTCGAGCTGAGATCGATCTGTGTGAATTCAGTGGGTCGCGGACGCGCGATGTCGAGCAAGGTGTGGATGATCCGCGAGATGCGATCGATCTGTTCGCGAATCGTTTTCAGCCGCCAGTGGCCGCGATCGTCGCTGACTGAAGACTCCAGCATCTCCGCGTGTCCCTGGATCACGCCCATGGGCGTTCCGATCTCGTGCGCGAGTCCCGCGACCAGCGCACCGATGGAAGCCAGTCGTTCGGCCGCGCGTGCGCGTTCGGCCGTCTCGCGCAGTTCTCCACCCTGTTTGTCGTAGGAGCGTTCGAGTTCCCGGCTGGTTGCGGCCAGTTCGCGCGCCAGAAACTCCAACTGCTCCTCGCGGCGCGTGATGTAGGTTTCCATCGCGAGTTGAGAATCGAGCATCTGAAGCTTGTTCAGGGCGTTGAGGCTGAGGATCAGCTGATCGGGCTGGCCGCGGTATAGATCGGCGATCAGCGGAAGCAGAATTGACACGTACACACCGTAAGCGCCCAGATACCAGCGAGGCTCGAGGCCGACGCGCTCGTGGGCGGCACCGATCTTGCGCCGACTCTCGATGTACTGCTCATCGATACGGCCCGAGGCCAGGCTCAAGAGATACTCTCGCTGCGTAGTGAGCAGGCGGTCCCGAACTTCGGGATTCGACAGCAGGTTTCGAGTCGGCTCGAATCCGAGCAGATGTCGGTAGAAGGCCGAGACCAGCTCGTCGGCGTGTTCCTCTAACACGGGGCGCAGCTTCACCAGAGCGGACCGATCCTCGTCCGTCCACTGCAGGTAATCGAGACGCGTTTGCAGATCGTCTTCTACAGCCACTCGGTCAATTATTGACTCCGAGGAGGCTGCGTCAACCGCGGGTCGAATTCAGAGCGGTGAGGCCGCGGGGCTATTGCACGAAGCGAAGCAGGTCGAAGCTCGAAATGATCCCGAGAATTTCGCTTTCCTCGACGACCAGAACCCGGTGCAGATGCCCGTCGATCATGAGCTGGGCGATATCGCGCACGCTCGTATTGGGTTCTACCGAGATGATGTCACGGGTCATCACGTCCTCGACCGTCAGCGTCTGGAGCCAGGGCTCCTGTCCTTCGGAAACCTGCGAGATTGCGCTCACGATATCGCTCTTGGTCGCGATTCCAACCGCCCGCCCATCGGATCCGGTCACGGGCGCGCCGCTGATTTCTTCTCGTGTCAGCAACTCCTCGAAATCCTTGAGCCCAAGCTCAGGGCTGACGCAGATGATGCTCTTCTCCATGACATCGGCGGCCTTCATTTCCGATCTCCATTAGTTTGCGGGTTTACGGGAGAAGAAAGAGCAAGCTCCATGCCCGGTGGAACGTCGTTTGAGACTGTTCCTATATGCGCACCCGGGGCAGGATGTCGCTTTTTCGCTTCCCAATGGGAAGTCCTGGCGCAGTCGAAGCCACTGCTCGCCCGGCGAGCGGTCCTCAGCGGATTCCCGGCCGTCAACCGTTCGGAGTGTCAGCCGTTCCGATCGTCAACCGTCCAGAACGTCGGCGGCGACCCGCTCCTCGAGGTAGGGCGTGTCCCACCAGCTGAGCTGCAACTGCTTGGCGCGTCGGAAGAACAACTGACAGTCGTACTCGATGGTGAAAGCGACACCGCCCCAGATCTGCGCGCACGCCCGCGTCGTTTCTCGATAGGCTTCGCAGCAGAAGAGCTTGGCCATGGGAGCGAGCCGCGAGATCGAGCGACCCTGCGCGCGATTCCACGCCGCTTCGTGCACCAGCACGCGCCCTCCTTCGATGGCAGTCGAAGCGTCGGCCATGTAGTGGGCCAGCGCCTGAAAAGCGCCCAGCGGTTTGTCGAATTGCACGCGTTCCTTCGCGTAGGCCACCGTTTCGAGCAGCGTGCGGTCGGCTCCGCCGATCGCCTGGGCGGCCAGCAGGATGATGCCGTCGTGCATGATCTTGTCGAAGCTCGTCCAGCCCGAGCCCGCTGCGCCAATACGGGCGCTGGAGGGAACCCGGACCTCGTTGAAATCGACCCGGTACTGACAGTCCGAGCCCTGTGAAAGCTGGTGCGTCAGTTTCACGCCGTCCGAATTCGGGTCGACCAGGTACAGATCGACACCGGCGTCGCCACGCGCCAACACGATCATGCGATCGGCCGAACTCGCGAAGTGAACATGGCGCTTGACTCCTGAAAGTACGACGCCGTCGCCGTCGCTCTTCGCCTGCATCGCCACGCCGACCTGGCTATAGCCGCGATCCGGCTCCAGCCAGGCGAGTGTGAGGATGGCATCGCCGCTGGCGATCGTGCCCAGCCACTCTTCTCGTTGCGCGTCGCTACCGGCTTCGAGCAGGAGGCCGGCGCCGATGACGCAGCTCACGAAGTGGGGAGTGGAGGCGAGTGCACGCCCCAATTCTTCATAGACCAGCGCGGCTTCGAGCAGGGTCTGCCCACCGCCGCCGTAACTCTCGGGGATCAACAATCCGTTGAGCCCGAGTTCGCTCATCTGTTTCCAGAGCGCGTCGGGGTAGCCCTTGGGATCGTCTTCCATCTCGCGCACGACGTCGATCGAGGAGTGCTCGTTGAGCATTCCTCGAGTCATGTCGACAATCATCTGCTGCTCTTCGCTGAAGTCGATATCCATTGTGGGATCCCGCTAGAAGTTCTTCGGCAAGCCGAGGTGGCGCCGGGCGATGATGTTCTTCTGGATTTCCGAAGAACCGCCACCGACGGTTTCGTTCATGGTGGCGCGATAGGCGCCTTCGAAACGCCCGGCCAACGGTGCGTCATCCTGGCCTTCGCGCATCTGCCCGGCGGCTCCGGTGATGTCGAGTGCGTCCTTGCAGACGCGTTGTGAGAGCGTCGTGGTAAACAGCTTGTACTGCGAAGACTCCACCGACGGTGGCTTGCCGTTCACAGCCTTCGCCGCGCAGAGGAAGCGCGTGCTCAGACACCTCGCCAGTGCCGTGTCCGTTGCGATATGCGCGATCAATCGGCGCACGTTCGGATCTTCGCGCAGCGGTTTGTCGTCGCGCCGGGCGGTCTTGACCCAGTCGATCAGAACGCGCGATCGCTCGCTGATCGGAGACAGTGTGAACAAGGTGAAGCGCTCGAGGTCGAGGGCCTCGGCGATGTACTGGAAGCCGCGACCGCGCGTACCTACCAGATAGTCGTCGGGTACGAACACGTCCTTGAAAAAGACTTGATTGGTTGTGTCCTTGCCGATCGTCGGCAGGCTCTGCACCTCGAGCCCCTCGTGATCCATCGGAATCAGGAACAGGCTCAGTCCGTCGTGCTTGGCCTTGTCGGGATCGGTGCGCGCACCCACCCAGTACCAGTCCGCGAAATGCGCGGAGGTGGTCCACATCTTCTGGCCGTTCAGGTTCCAGCCGCCGTCGACCTTGTCGGCCTTCAGTTGCATGTTCGCCGCATCGGAACCGGCCTGTGGCTCGCTATAACCCACGGCGAACTCGACCTCGGCGGCCAGGATCTTCGGCAGGAATTCCTTCTTCAGTTTCTCACTGCCGTGTCGGATCAGCGTCTTGCCGATGATGCCCACGCCCTTGCCTATCTGGGGGGCGGCGTGTCGCGCCAGCGCTTCGTTCAAGATGAACTCGTACACGCCTTCGATGCCCTGTCCGCCGTATTCCTTTGGCCAGCTCATGCCCAGCCAGCCCTTCTTGGCGAGCTTCTTCATGAACGCACGGCGCTCCGGAGTGTCGGCGAGCTGAGTGAAATTCTCGCGCGTGGGGTCCATGACAACCGGATCGTGGTTGTCGACCAGCCATTGCTCGACCTCTTCGGCGAATTTCTGCTCTTCCGGGGAGAAATCGAAGTCCACGGGTGTCCTCCTGGATGGGAAGCCAATCATATACGATACGGACCGTATTGAAAACCGGGGTTGTGGTCCGAAGAATGTGCCCGATGCCCGTGAAGCCGGATCGAGGATTTCAGGCAACTCTGCGGGGCGCATTTCGGCCATCCCGCCGCTGCTCGGGGGCCTCGACGGAGCCAAGCACATTCTCCGGACCACAACTCTTAGTTTGGGGTGTAGACGTACTCGTCTTCGGGCGTGTCGTACTGGCCCAGGTGCTTGTCCACGTTCACCGGCACCTCCGCACGCGAGGGCCAGCCCGGAGCGCTCTGCTCTGCATTGTGGACGGCGAGTGCCGCTCGCAGGTCTGCCACGCGCTGCGGCTCGCGATCGGCCAGGTTGTTCTGCTCGGTCGGGTCTTCCAGTGTGTTGAACAACCAGGTCTTGCCGGGGCGTTCGTTTACCTGGAGCTTCCAGCCATCGACCAGGGCGATCTGGGAGTGGCCGGCGCGCCAGAACAGGCGCTCGTGGGGCGAGCCGCGGCGCTCGCCGGCGGCGTAGGGCACCAGGTCCACGCCGTCGATCTTGCGATCCTTCGGCAATGGCACGCCCGCGGCCGCGGCCGCGGTGGCGTAGATGTCGAAACCGTGTACCGGCGCGTCGACGCTCTTTCCCGCGGGAAGGCGACCGGGCCACTTGATGAAGTAGGGCACGTGGATGCCGCCTTCGAAGAAGGTGATCTTCCAGCCGCGGTAGGGCTTGTTGACCTCCGGAAGTCCGATGTAATGCGCGCCTCCGTTATCGGAGGTGAAGAACACAAGCGTGTCGTCTTCCAGGCCGTTCGCCTTCAGGGCATCGAGTACGCGGCCCACGCCGCGATCCAATGCGCGGATCATCGCGGCGTAGACGCGCAGTCGGTGATCTTCGATGTGTGAGAGCGCATCGTAGTCGGCGCGCGTCGCCTGAAGCGGTGAGTGCGGAGCCCAGTGCGCCAGGTACAGAAAGAAGGGACGGTCCTTGTTCGCCTCGATCGCCTTGACGGCCTCGTCGGTGTAGTAGTCCGTCAGGTAGCCGCCGGGTTTGAATGCGGGTCCTTCATTGAACGTTGCGGCGTGTTGCATGGCAGCCCATAGAAACTTGTCGATCCCATCGAAGTCCTGCTTGGAGTTGACGACGTTTGCGTCGTCTTCGGGCAGGTACAATCCGCTCGCCATCAGCAAGCTCTCGTCGAAGCCCTGGTCGGTGGCCGCCATGCCGTGCTCGCGTCCTACGTGCCACTTGCCGATGTGCAAGGTCTGGTAGTCGGCCTGCTTCAGTAGTTCGGCCAGCGTGATCTCCGAGGCCGGCATTCCCATTTCCTCAAAACCGAGTTCGGTGCCCGAGTTTTCGGGTATGTATGGTTTGCGCAGGCGACCCGGTTGGTTGCCCGAGACTATTCCGACGACGCGAATCATTCCGGGAGGAGTAGGTGTGAACTCGAAGCCAAAACGGGTTCCGTAGCGTCCGGAAAGAATGGCCGCCCGGGACGGCGCGCAGGTGCTGTGGGCGGAATAGCCGCGTGTGAAGCTCACGCCATCGCGCGCGATCGAGTCGATGTTAGGAGTTGGAACCGTTCCCTCCGCAACGCCGCCTCCGGCGAAGCTGAGATCGTTGAAGCCCAGATCGTCTGCCAGAATCACCACGATGTTAGGCGGACGCTCGCCCGATGCGCGCCCCGCGGGATCCGGCCCACTCTGCCAGGTGACCTCTTGATGCGGTCCGACCGAGGTGCGCAGCTTGACCAGGAATCCGATACCCGAGAGCGCGATCGGCTCCCGGAAGAGCCAGCCCAGGGCCGCCAGTAACAGCAGCGCGAGCGCCGCTCGCTTCGCAATCCGTCCCATTTTTCACCGACCTCCGAGCCCCACTCGGCTCCGTGATATGACACGATGATTGTCAGAATGTCATAGGCTGGGATGCGGGCACAAGTGCAGGCAGCCGCTCGAACTGTCCTGATAAACTGACAGAATCCAAGTCGGAGGATATGACCATGAGCGCTCCCGCCATCGCGACCGGACCCCATACAGAGATCGATTCGATTCCCCAGTGCGTGGCCCGTCTGCGTCGGGCTTTTGACTCCGGTCGGACGCGCCCACTGGCCTGGCGAGAGGCTCAGCTCAAAGCGCTGATCGCGCTGTGCAAGGAGCACAAGCAGGAATTCCTGGAGGCGTTGCGCGCCGATTTCGGCAAACCGCCATTCGAGGCCCTGCTGGCCGACGTATCCCAAGGTGCGATCGAGGCGCGCTCCGCACTCAAGAACCTGAAAAAGTGGACCCGGCCCCAGCGCGTGGGAACGCTGCCCTTGATAGGCAAGGCTCGAATCCTGCGCGATCCCCTGGGCGTGGTATTGATCATCTCGCCCTGGAATTACCCGGTCGGTCTGCTGTTCGCGCCGCTGGTCGGGGCGATCGCCGCGGGCAACGCAGTCGTGCTCAAGCCCTCGGAGGTCACTCCGAATGTTTCGGCGCTGCTCGCGAAGCTCGTTCCCCGGTATTTCGACGAGGAGGCGATCACGCTGGTGGAAGGCGGCGTCGCAGAGACGACTGCGGTGCTCGAGCAGCGCTTCGACCACATTCTGTACACGGGCAACGGTCGGGTCGCGCGGGTGATCCTGGAGGCCGCCGCCAAGAACCTGACTCCCGTCACGCTGGAACTCGGCGGCAAGAGTCCCTGCATCGTGGCCGAGGACGCCAACATCGAGATCGCGGCCACCCGGATCGCCTGGGGCAAGTTCATCAACTCCGGTCAGACC
This is a stretch of genomic DNA from bacterium. It encodes these proteins:
- a CDS encoding AAA family ATPase codes for the protein MQDYEAELVEALTQVRAYPHDRSAERGVEHVQTHLSHVFLTPERVYKLRKAVSFGFVDFGSTHARNTDCRNEVDLNRRLAPDVYLGIAPIQRVAGLFELGAVSAVADFDADLEHVVVMRRLAQGRDALSLLEGGEFRAEMLDLVAERLAGFHAEHGLGRPAPFSASEWKKHIVEPVSDNFDALAANSSEELLDEIESCRQLTRSFESVHWERLEQRRVEGRVVDGHGDLHLQHLWFEREDRPIVIDCLEFSSELRRIDAAADVAFLLMDLRYRGRPGLAHRFARKYAAQSDDFGLYGVIDYFISYRAAVRAKVASLAGADPRLPAEQRAGAHASVSAHVALAKSALESRPKGSVVALCGTIGTGKSAVAEELAESLPGVPIASDHVRKHEAGLKASDRASAAWNKGLYTPEARERVYEGLLERAKPVVDSGRTAILDASFARRATRSTLQTWGRKEGVEVILVEIVCPEDVVRERLERRASSGSGASDAGPELLERSLNHHETPDEWPRQRHVRIDTNDPEWREELHSLARS
- a CDS encoding universal stress protein — translated: MSDIKTILVPTDFSKPSDKALAMATSIARKMEAKVHLLHAYQLPLEVVAPIPAPYQDQLHEMSVQGLEELQDGLSKHGITSSAEAVDESPLVAISAAAKRHSVDLIVMGSRGAKGLEHVFLGSVAERTVRTAHCPVLTVRRDCGPEETFATIVVAMDFSDPASRALALARQFASKMGPARLILVHAHYIPPDVEALFKEQGTPLPRPSLAPVAERLEPMVLELQDAGLTSDFVLEPGVPERLIVDVAKTNNADLIAIGTHGRGGLSRFLLGSVAERVVREAECPVLTTGPPEK
- a CDS encoding CBS domain-containing protein, with amino-acid sequence MKVRDLMSSEVTTLGRNDELSLADDVMRLGRIRHMPVIDESGRVVGVVSQRDLFGGALFKAMGFGDRQLRQVLKTLPVKEVMSTGVETVSPDHDARAAAKLMLERKIGCLPVVEDGKLVGILTESDFVAVVANSPRS
- a CDS encoding universal stress protein: MDWPPKRILLGSDFSASADAAHAVARAFAYREGSDLHLLHVAQDPVHVLTGYKPLDRILDYAASYRGPRTRSVEQLCARARELGGPDLKTHVRTGDPVAQMVAFREQIGADLLVLGATGLRGFRRLLLGSVSERMLREPGCPLLLVNRSPAAGEVKRILVAMELPDLETPALKLAVGIAHDLRGELILLHALPPRGYISDRRHVELHAENAAPRMRAVAAAIDPTIPVETVVRSGIPEDVIQAVASEIDAHLTVMGVERNQSDSPGRVVDHVVRAGLDAVLLVWPEDGEERE
- a CDS encoding sigma-54-dependent Fis family transcriptional regulator, with the translated sequence MAQRSVLVVDDDAAMREMLVSLLEEQGILASAVGSADAAIETARETEYGLVISDIRMPGKDGIELTSELRRLRPETPVILMTAFGSIDSAVSAMRAGAFDYVTKPFKRDAIVASLDRAFEHRALEEENRRLRRAIDRSTKFGDLIGASPSMREIFALIRKVSGSRTNVLITGESGTGKDVVARTLHFAGARTGHPFVPINCTAMPEGLLESELFGHVRGAFTGAHTSKKGLFEEAHGGTLFLDEIGDMPFGLQGKLLRVVQDGLVRPVGGTRSIKVDVRLITATNSDLAAKIEAGEFRQDLFYRLNVIPIHIPPLRERPEDIPVLADAFLRKHSGSETRTLSPDAQERLKRMRWEGNARELENAIERALVLSPDRELVAEDFPSPEAEKEIEPVDSEVALLDEALERGLTLRQLGDLYIERVLKHSGGNKVRAARALGINRRTLYRRGEHETPNPSTPSSSTPNA
- a CDS encoding CBS domain-containing protein, which gives rise to MKAADVMEKSIICVSPELGLKDFEELLTREEISGAPVTGSDGRAVGIATKSDIVSAISQVSEGQEPWLQTLTVEDVMTRDIISVEPNTSVRDIAQLMIDGHLHRVLVVEESEILGIISSFDLLRFVQ
- a CDS encoding acyl-CoA/acyl-ACP dehydrogenase, which codes for MDIDFSEEQQMIVDMTRGMLNEHSSIDVVREMEDDPKGYPDALWKQMSELGLNGLLIPESYGGGGQTLLEAALVYEELGRALASTPHFVSCVIGAGLLLEAGSDAQREEWLGTIASGDAILTLAWLEPDRGYSQVGVAMQAKSDGDGVVLSGVKRHVHFASSADRMIVLARGDAGVDLYLVDPNSDGVKLTHQLSQGSDCQYRVDFNEVRVPSSARIGAAGSGWTSFDKIMHDGIILLAAQAIGGADRTLLETVAYAKERVQFDKPLGAFQALAHYMADASTAIEGGRVLVHEAAWNRAQGRSISRLAPMAKLFCCEAYRETTRACAQIWGGVAFTIEYDCQLFFRRAKQLQLSWWDTPYLEERVAADVLDG
- a CDS encoding acyl-CoA dehydrogenase, with protein sequence MDFDFSPEEQKFAEEVEQWLVDNHDPVVMDPTRENFTQLADTPERRAFMKKLAKKGWLGMSWPKEYGGQGIEGVYEFILNEALARHAAPQIGKGVGIIGKTLIRHGSEKLKKEFLPKILAAEVEFAVGYSEPQAGSDAANMQLKADKVDGGWNLNGQKMWTTSAHFADWYWVGARTDPDKAKHDGLSLFLIPMDHEGLEVQSLPTIGKDTTNQVFFKDVFVPDDYLVGTRGRGFQYIAEALDLERFTLFTLSPISERSRVLIDWVKTARRDDKPLREDPNVRRLIAHIATDTALARCLSTRFLCAAKAVNGKPPSVESSQYKLFTTTLSQRVCKDALDITGAAGQMREGQDDAPLAGRFEGAYRATMNETVGGGSSEIQKNIIARRHLGLPKNF